The following are from one region of the Synechococcus sp. CBW1108 genome:
- a CDS encoding tetratricopeptide repeat protein: protein MEGTAFSIEEAGFDDSLLPEGSRTPGTEAFRRAVTDYFQKSYASIGGQLSVVFAAGRIEVAWEPTAPEAPAMASIGPLLQQRRFDEARPLLETLLQLEPEHPEALYNLGVLASEEGKPEEARLLLRRAVVANASNAHAQANALVALALAAMRLGDKAEARQALEAAIELEPQNSFALRSLGSLLVIAGAFAAGVERFRQALAVAPDDLITTFNLARALLQLDPEEHRGEADRLLLQVIEAQPYGELANKAKDLRGSIAARDLRVDQPEGLRQDAVSYCLQALQLFEGMDQQRFIAVLSEVAAVGQGGLQINEPGTARSLKNLPGSWSDLALACLIHVGMKRLTPDDDSGLGIEAEYQEAMRLQEQMGKKL, encoded by the coding sequence ATGGAAGGCACTGCGTTTTCGATCGAAGAGGCCGGCTTTGATGACTCGCTGCTGCCGGAAGGCAGCCGCACCCCCGGCACCGAGGCCTTCCGCCGGGCGGTGACCGACTACTTCCAGAAGTCCTACGCCTCCATTGGCGGGCAGCTGTCGGTGGTGTTCGCCGCCGGCCGCATCGAGGTGGCCTGGGAGCCCACGGCGCCTGAGGCCCCTGCGATGGCCTCCATCGGCCCACTGCTGCAGCAGCGCCGGTTCGATGAAGCCCGGCCGCTGCTGGAAACCCTGCTGCAGCTGGAGCCCGAGCACCCCGAAGCCCTCTACAACCTCGGCGTGCTCGCCAGCGAAGAGGGCAAGCCAGAAGAAGCCCGGCTGCTGCTGCGCCGGGCAGTGGTCGCCAACGCCAGCAATGCCCACGCCCAGGCGAATGCTTTGGTGGCGCTGGCCCTGGCCGCGATGCGGCTGGGCGACAAGGCAGAAGCCCGCCAGGCCCTGGAAGCGGCGATCGAGTTGGAGCCGCAGAACAGCTTTGCCCTGCGCAGCCTCGGCAGCCTGCTGGTGATCGCCGGGGCCTTTGCCGCTGGCGTCGAGCGGTTCCGCCAAGCCCTGGCGGTGGCGCCGGATGACCTGATCACCACCTTCAACCTGGCCCGGGCGTTGCTGCAGCTCGATCCCGAAGAGCACAGAGGCGAGGCCGATCGGCTGCTGCTGCAGGTGATCGAGGCCCAGCCCTACGGCGAGCTGGCGAACAAGGCCAAGGATCTGCGGGGCAGCATCGCCGCCCGCGATCTGCGCGTCGATCAGCCGGAGGGCCTCCGGCAGGACGCCGTGAGCTACTGCCTCCAGGCCCTGCAGCTGTTCGAGGGGATGGACCAGCAGCGCTTCATTGCCGTGCTCAGCGAAGTGGCAGCCGTGGGCCAGGGCGGGCTGCAGATCAATGAACCCGGCACCGCGCGCAGCCTCAAGAACCTGCCCGGCAGCTGGAGCGACCTGGCCCTCGCTTGCCTGATCCACGTGGGTATGAAACGGCTGACGCCGGATGATGACTCAGGCCTGGGGATCGAGGCGGAGTACCAGGAGGCGATGCGTCTGCAAGAGCAAATGGGGAAGAAACTATGA
- a CDS encoding 7-carboxy-7-deazaguanine synthase QueE, producing the protein MSTKHGHAKNEGINPGSLPIVETFHSLQGEGAHAGRSAFFIRLGGCTVGCTWCDTKHSWPKDLHPHQTLIETAREAHHAQANGAAFIVITGGEPLHHDLAPLASELRSATSLPIHLETSGVDPISGSPDWITLSPKRHAPPRQELLDACHELKVIVHEPADLEFALLMAESTIHSRCDGDAKLFLQPGWESSEGLRLSIDFVKSHPAWRLSLQAHKWLGIL; encoded by the coding sequence ATGTCTACAAAGCATGGCCATGCCAAGAATGAAGGCATAAACCCCGGGTCACTCCCGATCGTTGAGACATTCCATTCTCTGCAGGGGGAGGGAGCTCATGCAGGTCGAAGTGCTTTCTTCATCCGACTTGGGGGATGCACAGTCGGGTGCACTTGGTGTGATACCAAGCACTCATGGCCGAAAGACCTACACCCCCATCAAACTCTTATTGAGACAGCAAGAGAAGCACACCACGCACAAGCGAATGGAGCCGCGTTTATTGTGATCACCGGCGGAGAACCATTGCACCACGACCTGGCTCCGCTAGCAAGCGAGCTTCGGAGTGCCACTTCACTCCCGATCCATCTCGAAACAAGTGGCGTTGACCCAATTTCTGGATCACCTGATTGGATCACGCTTTCCCCGAAGCGCCATGCGCCCCCGCGGCAGGAACTGCTTGATGCGTGTCACGAGCTAAAGGTCATTGTGCATGAACCCGCAGACTTGGAGTTTGCGCTCCTGATGGCTGAATCCACGATTCACTCAAGGTGTGATGGCGATGCCAAGTTGTTCCTCCAGCCTGGATGGGAAAGCTCTGAAGGTTTGCGGCTCTCGATCGACTTCGTTAAAAGCCACCCTGCCTGGCGCCTGAGCCTGCAAGCCCATAAATGGCTGGGCATCTTGTGA
- a CDS encoding DEAD/DEAH box helicase: MKRFSAGTTGEAPAATLASAKRLRVSCKWKSVIDVCTKGNPLRPVQAKALLEYRMLDSRRHMVVCAPTNSGKSLIGNLALFEALLAGKRAVLLEPLRSLAQEKADELAELLVPLSTSLGKVNLCLTTGDYRLENSTFQDTAPDRGELVIATPERFEAILRNPANHPWVDSIGCVVVDEAHLIGSPRRGPTLELLIATLLSSTLPPRLVLLTATAGQPERLSEWLSPCDLVQEHCRTPPLSTEVWSLDEADDVDTVLAQSISKTLSDPCASVLIFVFKRASANALAVFLQKSLGIPAGAYHSGMTAEQRREVRHRFSDGRLRCVVTTSALAMGVNLPATHVYVRDTTFFGHGALGADEVLQMVGRAGRGDRAGHAVVLLRASDTWTGLELANALRTQDLPRLRSAFDPVFTKRSVPGHEDDSGVAAQAIASCLSRCGEKGLSLADLNIILGNSLAGPALTRRIEPALRWLEDPARVLAYCGEDQNHHLTVLGLRGVRSVLPLGYVAGLGQLVRDLMWLDPTDRMLSQWSALDHLLVMTLLSDRTPCLRRFSSKLAEQIDGWHESRIHLDKSLLFREWICGAEGSSRPDELFGSLGLCSNHRENLASSHHKNAYLAMLGAILLDERSRGVPVIDLERRWGIAGLEGMQESWRDTALWLLAGQAQIFELRTFYHHLVEHCEADRERIQRVKKQLRIIRHQTFDLMERIKYCSALGPLMRGVRGMLSSSTSQSVGPGTIKRLEEAGILTFADVAALDVEAMVDLGVQRRYAKQIRAYVRRRLR; this comes from the coding sequence ATGAAGCGTTTCAGTGCTGGAACCACAGGCGAAGCTCCAGCGGCGACTTTGGCCTCCGCGAAGAGGTTACGAGTCTCATGCAAATGGAAATCAGTGATTGATGTTTGTACGAAGGGGAATCCGCTTCGCCCTGTTCAGGCCAAAGCCCTTCTTGAGTACCGGATGCTGGATAGCCGGCGTCACATGGTCGTCTGTGCTCCGACGAACAGTGGGAAGTCATTGATCGGTAATCTCGCGTTGTTTGAGGCACTCCTGGCGGGCAAGCGTGCCGTACTCCTCGAGCCTCTGCGCTCTCTTGCCCAAGAGAAAGCCGATGAACTCGCTGAGCTTCTTGTCCCATTGAGCACTTCCCTTGGGAAAGTCAACCTATGTCTGACAACAGGGGATTACAGGCTTGAAAACTCCACCTTCCAAGATACCGCCCCTGATCGTGGCGAATTGGTCATCGCCACTCCTGAACGGTTCGAGGCCATTCTTCGTAATCCAGCCAACCATCCTTGGGTGGACTCCATTGGCTGTGTCGTTGTCGACGAGGCGCACCTAATCGGGTCCCCTCGGCGTGGCCCAACGCTTGAGTTATTAATTGCGACTCTTCTGAGCTCGACGTTACCACCCCGTCTCGTTCTGTTGACGGCTACAGCTGGCCAACCTGAACGCTTAAGTGAGTGGCTCTCGCCATGTGATCTTGTTCAAGAACATTGTCGAACACCTCCGCTCAGCACTGAAGTGTGGAGCCTGGACGAGGCTGACGATGTAGATACGGTTCTGGCACAGTCGATTTCTAAGACGCTAAGCGATCCCTGTGCTTCTGTGCTCATTTTCGTCTTTAAGCGAGCATCAGCGAACGCCTTGGCTGTGTTTTTGCAGAAATCCCTCGGTATTCCTGCCGGTGCATATCACTCTGGGATGACGGCAGAGCAACGTCGGGAGGTACGCCATCGTTTTTCAGATGGCCGACTCCGCTGCGTTGTGACAACGTCTGCGTTAGCGATGGGCGTGAATCTCCCCGCAACCCACGTCTACGTTCGAGACACCACATTCTTTGGTCATGGCGCCCTTGGCGCGGACGAAGTCCTTCAGATGGTTGGGCGTGCTGGCCGCGGTGATCGTGCTGGGCATGCGGTAGTGCTGCTTCGTGCCAGTGATACCTGGACAGGCCTGGAGCTTGCGAACGCTCTGCGAACACAAGATCTTCCACGCTTACGGTCTGCCTTTGACCCTGTTTTCACCAAGCGCTCTGTGCCAGGTCACGAGGACGACTCTGGTGTAGCAGCACAAGCTATTGCCTCTTGCCTGAGCCGATGTGGAGAGAAGGGTCTCAGTTTGGCTGATCTCAACATCATCCTTGGCAACTCCTTGGCAGGACCTGCCCTCACCCGTCGAATAGAGCCTGCCCTTCGCTGGTTAGAAGATCCTGCTCGTGTCCTGGCGTACTGCGGTGAGGACCAGAATCACCACCTGACAGTGCTCGGTCTTCGTGGCGTTCGCTCAGTGCTACCCCTGGGATACGTTGCAGGCCTGGGCCAGCTTGTACGCGACTTGATGTGGTTGGATCCAACTGATCGAATGCTGTCCCAGTGGTCAGCCCTCGATCATCTGCTGGTGATGACTTTGCTCAGTGACAGAACACCTTGCCTGCGCCGCTTCAGTTCCAAGCTGGCCGAGCAGATTGACGGATGGCATGAGAGCCGGATCCACCTTGATAAGTCACTCTTGTTCCGTGAGTGGATTTGTGGAGCTGAAGGCTCATCAAGACCTGATGAGCTCTTTGGATCCCTCGGCCTCTGTTCGAACCACCGAGAAAACTTGGCTTCTTCACACCATAAGAACGCATACCTCGCGATGCTTGGTGCGATTCTGTTGGACGAAAGGTCTCGCGGTGTCCCAGTTATTGATCTAGAGCGAAGATGGGGGATTGCGGGGCTTGAGGGCATGCAGGAGTCTTGGAGAGACACAGCGTTATGGCTTCTTGCGGGTCAGGCGCAGATTTTTGAGCTCCGAACCTTCTACCATCACCTCGTTGAGCATTGCGAAGCCGACCGCGAGCGTATTCAGCGAGTGAAGAAACAGCTGCGAATCATTCGCCATCAAACCTTCGATTTGATGGAACGGATTAAGTATTGCTCTGCACTCGGGCCTCTGATGCGTGGCGTGCGAGGCATGCTCAGCTCAAGCACTTCCCAATCAGTGGGGCCTGGCACCATCAAGAGGCTTGAAGAAGCTGGCATCCTCACCTTCGCTGACGTCGCTGCTCTCGATGTCGAAGCGATGGTGGATCTTGGAGTTCAACGCCGCTACGCAAAACAAATCCGTGCCTATGTACGACGACGTCTCAGATAA
- a CDS encoding tetratricopeptide repeat protein: protein MSVSFREEDVDLSRLPEDSRDIESQAFVDAVFALYQEPYEGMEGSFSCSYTEGLFEISWIPLGDPGTELMQVRWLLEDGRHEEAIPLLEQLLEREPDNLEARHVLMMVLNGHRLLS, encoded by the coding sequence ATGTCCGTCTCGTTTCGGGAGGAGGACGTGGATCTCTCGCGGCTGCCGGAGGACAGCCGCGATATCGAGTCCCAGGCCTTTGTGGATGCGGTGTTTGCCCTGTATCAGGAGCCGTATGAGGGGATGGAGGGCAGCTTCTCCTGCTCCTACACCGAGGGACTGTTTGAAATCAGCTGGATCCCCCTGGGCGATCCCGGCACCGAACTGATGCAAGTGCGTTGGCTCCTGGAAGACGGCCGCCATGAGGAGGCCATCCCTCTGCTGGAGCAGCTGTTGGAGCGTGAACCCGACAACCTGGAGGCGCGCCACGTGCTGATGATGGTGCTGAACGGCCACCGGCTGCTCAGCTGA
- a CDS encoding DEAD/DEAH box helicase: MISEPAARLNPAQQEVVDRDLLGSGFSCVLQLPTGTGKTWLAERAIAETIERGGRAIYLTPLRALANELVERWKRSFSGHEIGVFTGEYGGRQRYPVPFERASVLIMTPERLDACTRHWRSHWAWIPAVDLIVADEFHLLGDPSRGARLEGALSRIRRLNPHARIVGLSATLGNADELADWLGGVSYRNDWRPLPLEWKVVSFQKATDKPGLLEEQVRQCVAAGGQSLVFVQSRRRAEQLSEHLRQGGLNARHHHAGLQTDVRHEVEGRFRAKCLQVLVATSTLEMGLNLPARQVVLYDLQGFDGHDFVPLDVNTVWQRAGRAGRRGFDEQGEVVLLAPSWGQKTGRYLAGMFERIMSGLRHEAAVAEQILSEVASGMARTRIQLDRVFTGSLAHHQRALPKISLVIDKMLNSQMLIETPNEGGDKLTLRATRLGRIAVRQMLSPDTALRLSEALLGEDRDQLTLFDLLLLCTDTPDCEPLIPAGFEDLEMLASALSAEPSALLSRDKAGTTAHLRCKGRRLLSCVKTALVARAWTRSGDAESVAKEYGCYTFEIRRLTENLERILTAGTAVITPPKDGEDEEKQRIPLEEEATLQERVRALTSMVAHGIDEEAVTLTFLPGVGGTLARRLHEVGISSIDDLCIAEPEEVAMVRGVSLERAKKWIEAATEMIKTRSAFAFREMRSGEYVESSCADWPSIVDPYRFRRSLELKVTLRRRYQYEVSGGLEPHRIVAHPERPIQCDCADFAKGNHCKHLLAVRLHRKEPDLLELRELLQSTPGTTKGLDVFQLWFEGR, translated from the coding sequence ATGATCTCGGAACCAGCGGCCCGCCTGAATCCGGCCCAGCAGGAAGTCGTAGACAGGGATCTGCTCGGCAGCGGATTCAGCTGCGTGCTTCAGCTTCCTACTGGGACCGGCAAAACCTGGCTCGCCGAGAGGGCGATCGCCGAAACCATCGAGCGGGGTGGACGTGCCATCTACCTCACCCCCCTTCGAGCCTTGGCCAATGAGCTTGTCGAACGATGGAAGCGGAGCTTCTCCGGGCATGAGATCGGTGTGTTTACAGGGGAGTACGGAGGGAGGCAGCGGTATCCGGTCCCCTTTGAGCGCGCCAGCGTGCTGATCATGACCCCGGAACGGCTGGACGCTTGCACGCGCCACTGGAGGAGTCATTGGGCCTGGATCCCCGCAGTTGACCTGATCGTGGCCGATGAGTTCCACCTGCTCGGGGATCCGAGCCGTGGTGCACGGCTTGAGGGCGCGCTGTCTCGTATCCGTCGATTGAACCCCCATGCGCGCATCGTGGGTCTGTCTGCCACCTTGGGCAATGCTGATGAGCTGGCTGACTGGCTTGGGGGAGTCAGCTATCGGAATGACTGGCGACCATTGCCCCTGGAATGGAAGGTTGTCAGCTTTCAGAAGGCCACCGACAAGCCGGGGCTCCTCGAGGAGCAGGTACGTCAATGCGTAGCGGCTGGTGGACAGAGCCTTGTGTTCGTGCAGAGCCGCCGGCGAGCTGAACAGCTTTCGGAACACCTGCGTCAAGGGGGGCTGAATGCAAGACACCACCATGCTGGTCTGCAAACCGACGTGAGGCATGAGGTCGAGGGACGCTTCCGGGCAAAATGCCTGCAGGTGCTCGTCGCTACAAGCACTCTGGAAATGGGTCTCAACCTTCCAGCAAGGCAGGTTGTGCTGTACGACCTCCAGGGGTTTGACGGACACGACTTTGTCCCGTTGGACGTGAACACTGTTTGGCAGCGTGCAGGTCGGGCGGGTCGTCGAGGATTCGACGAGCAAGGGGAGGTGGTGCTCCTTGCTCCGAGCTGGGGCCAGAAAACAGGCCGCTACCTGGCTGGAATGTTTGAGCGGATCATGTCAGGGCTGCGACATGAGGCTGCCGTCGCTGAGCAGATTCTCTCCGAAGTGGCCAGTGGGATGGCACGGACCCGCATCCAGCTAGATCGGGTCTTCACTGGGAGCCTGGCTCATCATCAAAGGGCTCTTCCAAAGATCAGCCTTGTGATTGACAAGATGCTGAACTCGCAGATGCTCATCGAGACCCCAAACGAGGGGGGAGACAAGCTCACGCTGCGGGCAACACGGCTCGGACGCATTGCCGTTCGCCAGATGCTGAGCCCAGACACCGCGCTGCGGCTATCGGAAGCCTTGTTGGGAGAAGATCGGGATCAGTTGACTCTGTTTGATCTCCTTCTGCTCTGTACAGACACACCTGACTGCGAGCCGTTGATCCCGGCCGGTTTCGAAGACCTCGAGATGTTGGCAAGCGCACTATCTGCAGAACCTTCAGCGCTTCTTTCGAGAGACAAAGCAGGTACGACGGCCCATCTCCGATGCAAGGGGCGTCGTTTGCTGTCATGCGTGAAGACGGCACTCGTGGCCCGGGCATGGACACGAAGCGGAGATGCTGAGTCAGTCGCCAAGGAGTATGGCTGCTACACCTTCGAGATTCGACGCCTGACCGAAAACCTGGAACGCATTCTGACGGCAGGCACTGCGGTTATCACTCCACCGAAGGATGGCGAAGACGAGGAGAAGCAGCGCATCCCGCTTGAGGAGGAAGCAACGCTGCAGGAGCGTGTGCGCGCCTTGACAAGCATGGTGGCTCACGGTATCGATGAGGAAGCCGTCACGCTCACCTTTCTGCCCGGGGTTGGTGGCACACTGGCACGGAGGCTCCACGAGGTGGGCATCAGCAGTATTGATGACCTCTGCATCGCCGAGCCCGAGGAAGTGGCGATGGTCCGTGGGGTATCCCTCGAGCGAGCCAAGAAATGGATTGAAGCGGCAACTGAAATGATCAAGACACGTTCGGCCTTCGCATTCCGTGAAATGAGGTCAGGAGAATACGTAGAGTCGTCATGTGCTGACTGGCCTTCAATCGTTGATCCCTATCGGTTCCGCAGATCGCTTGAGCTCAAGGTCACACTTCGGCGTAGGTATCAGTACGAGGTGAGTGGAGGTCTTGAACCACACCGGATCGTCGCTCATCCCGAAAGACCAATTCAATGCGACTGTGCCGACTTCGCCAAAGGGAACCACTGCAAGCACCTGCTTGCGGTGCGGCTCCACAGAAAGGAACCTGATCTCTTGGAGCTCCGCGAGCTGCTCCAAAGCACTCCGGGCACCACAAAGGGACTTGATGTTTTCCAACTTTGGTTTGAGGGGCGCTGA
- the queC gene encoding 7-cyano-7-deazaguanine synthase QueC yields MLDKPKAIALFSGGLDSATAAALACEEGLSVIGLSFDYGQRHRRELKAAAELANALELVEHVTISVDLSAWGGSSLTDLKQSLPAEGVLGGGIPSTYVPGRNTVFIALALSLAEARGAERIILGFNAVDYSGYPDCRPDYLKAYQELAQLASKAGREGRAPLLWAPLVQWNKARIVQEALRLGVPTERTWSCYAGGDHPCGVCDSCRIRDEALREAGRPDLTSSGT; encoded by the coding sequence ATGCTTGACAAGCCCAAAGCCATTGCCCTGTTCTCCGGTGGGCTTGACTCCGCAACTGCGGCTGCACTGGCCTGCGAGGAAGGGCTGAGTGTGATCGGGCTCTCCTTCGACTACGGGCAGCGACATCGGCGTGAGCTCAAAGCCGCTGCCGAGTTGGCCAACGCGCTTGAGCTCGTTGAACATGTCACCATCTCGGTGGACCTCTCCGCATGGGGTGGCTCCTCCCTGACCGATTTGAAGCAGTCACTGCCTGCTGAAGGGGTACTCGGCGGAGGTATCCCCAGTACCTACGTCCCTGGCCGCAATACGGTGTTCATTGCGCTTGCTCTCAGCCTTGCTGAGGCCCGAGGTGCTGAGCGGATCATCCTGGGCTTCAACGCAGTCGACTATTCGGGGTATCCGGACTGTCGTCCGGACTACTTGAAGGCATACCAGGAGCTTGCCCAACTGGCGAGCAAGGCAGGGAGGGAAGGAAGAGCTCCCCTGCTATGGGCTCCATTGGTGCAATGGAACAAGGCCCGAATCGTGCAAGAGGCATTGCGGCTTGGGGTGCCGACCGAACGCACCTGGAGCTGCTATGCGGGTGGCGACCATCCATGTGGTGTCTGCGACAGCTGCCGTATCCGCGATGAGGCCCTACGGGAAGCTGGTCGCCCCGATCTGACCAGCAGCGGAACCTGA
- a CDS encoding tRNA-guanine transglycosylase, whose translation MGTESSAPAQIQTAHGCVPFPAYVPVTTFGDKYPLDDLVRPYLRRLAPAVMVSLHYARQMKERPNLPLMIDSGGFASLFKDAKVRMRGGLGILERVFEEGTETLHPKEVLEFQEAHADIAFTLDFPIPPSMANREAKRRLALTIANALWALENRRRRDLVLYACVQGWDVDSYRTCAKALAPHEFDGYAIGGLVPRMLDREHLFAIVDAVREAIEDRPLHVFGIGQPDIVEQLYKRGVQSVDSSSYVKLAADGKLWGAKNSALVEPSPLERLHLALCNLATASRTSMPLSSSSMYFHTGLVGA comes from the coding sequence ATGGGAACCGAATCCTCAGCACCTGCCCAGATCCAAACAGCTCACGGTTGCGTTCCGTTTCCGGCCTACGTACCAGTGACCACATTCGGGGACAAGTACCCGCTCGATGACTTGGTTCGGCCCTATCTTCGTCGTCTGGCACCGGCAGTGATGGTAAGCCTTCACTACGCGAGACAGATGAAGGAGCGGCCTAATCTGCCCCTAATGATCGACTCGGGTGGGTTTGCGTCTCTTTTCAAAGACGCCAAAGTGCGGATGCGAGGAGGACTGGGCATCCTCGAGCGGGTGTTTGAGGAGGGCACGGAGACACTCCATCCCAAGGAGGTGCTTGAGTTCCAAGAGGCTCACGCGGATATCGCCTTCACTCTTGACTTTCCGATCCCCCCCTCTATGGCCAATCGGGAAGCCAAGCGAAGGCTTGCTCTAACCATCGCCAATGCACTCTGGGCTCTCGAGAACCGTCGTCGACGTGATCTCGTGCTTTACGCCTGCGTGCAGGGATGGGATGTTGACAGTTACCGGACCTGCGCTAAAGCGCTTGCCCCACATGAGTTCGACGGATACGCGATCGGAGGCCTGGTTCCTCGCATGCTTGATCGGGAGCACCTGTTCGCCATCGTGGATGCGGTGCGAGAGGCTATAGAAGACCGTCCACTACACGTGTTCGGCATCGGACAACCGGACATTGTCGAACAGCTTTATAAACGGGGGGTGCAGTCCGTCGATTCCAGCTCCTACGTCAAGCTTGCTGCTGATGGAAAGCTCTGGGGAGCCAAGAATTCGGCCCTCGTCGAGCCTTCTCCCTTGGAGCGGCTGCACCTGGCCCTGTGCAATCTGGCCACGGCAAGTCGCACAAGCATGCCACTTTCTAGTTCAAGCATGTACTTTCATACTGGACTGGTAGGAGCGTAA
- a CDS encoding helix-turn-helix transcriptional regulator, which translates to MREPAGRQGSANKHGVERAESGLLSRNTRFLLWKQEIPRDQWGTWLEARLSWSATRIKQLVRGQLDDSRLGYEEVSELSGLFRMNADEQELRYRDLVTERCDILRENLTFLFDSLERGGKKLLAEALSIDPTTVSRWLNGSFAPNNLTLASLSNYFGLPPGTDLTKDPIFLSVDPVAEAEQRQWVANHLKELSAEEFRLLYPAFRRLLEDR; encoded by the coding sequence ATGCGTGAGCCGGCTGGACGCCAAGGAAGTGCCAATAAACATGGCGTGGAACGCGCCGAGAGCGGTTTGCTCTCCCGGAACACCCGCTTCCTGCTGTGGAAGCAGGAGATTCCACGAGATCAGTGGGGCACCTGGCTGGAGGCCCGGCTCAGTTGGTCGGCCACTCGAATCAAGCAGCTCGTGCGGGGTCAACTTGACGACAGCCGACTTGGGTACGAGGAAGTCAGCGAACTCTCAGGCCTGTTCAGGATGAACGCTGACGAACAGGAGCTCCGCTACCGGGATTTGGTCACGGAACGCTGCGACATCCTTCGTGAAAATCTGACGTTTCTGTTCGACAGCCTGGAGCGAGGTGGCAAGAAGCTGCTGGCCGAAGCTCTCAGTATTGATCCCACCACTGTGTCCCGTTGGCTCAACGGGTCTTTTGCGCCGAACAATCTCACGCTTGCCTCGCTAAGCAATTACTTCGGGCTCCCCCCTGGTACGGATCTAACTAAGGATCCCATTTTTCTTTCTGTTGATCCAGTCGCCGAAGCAGAGCAGCGCCAGTGGGTGGCCAACCATCTGAAGGAACTCTCAGCAGAGGAGTTTCGTTTGCTCTATCCCGCCTTCCGCCGGCTCCTTGAAGACCGATGA
- a CDS encoding PD-(D/E)XK nuclease family protein, protein MPLSIRPKVYSLPSYSLTGDLLGYLRCGLQYRYSRLGKLPPSRPVQQWFGEYIHGVLEEAFRRFKESIDNGSPSLPPWSQDELQDIQALIKKRLEARGLYAWNGEVERLGSRRGESAIQELGPHLFPLIHRAEVRLTGARLLPEIDPQFQFRTADRYEVVGVVDVVTHIEIDDPALAGNPIVSYLNQALGEGLPDQFEIIVDYKGMRRPPVSSAGSGSLWTQYQWQIQTYGELRRVQPDALHVAGGVLLYINELSPTRGDLERLKAEIASGTTDVPPPPGSADEFAMRNWKTRDKSLPKLSFGYRLLRALRVVPISPQSIKVALEAFDGVVQEIETCRGREANGGSVIQSWTRNSNEESTCVVCDSRTYCPNYQSQYSSKHGGTEPRLPGVKDT, encoded by the coding sequence ATGCCCCTATCCATCCGTCCCAAGGTCTATTCACTACCGTCTTACAGCCTCACAGGGGATCTGCTGGGCTACCTTCGCTGTGGCCTTCAGTACCGTTACAGCAGACTGGGTAAACTGCCTCCATCCCGCCCAGTACAGCAGTGGTTTGGTGAGTATATCCATGGGGTGCTTGAGGAAGCCTTTCGCCGGTTCAAGGAATCTATTGATAATGGATCTCCATCCCTACCTCCGTGGTCTCAAGATGAACTTCAAGACATTCAGGCACTGATCAAGAAGCGACTAGAAGCAAGAGGGCTGTATGCCTGGAATGGTGAGGTTGAGCGGCTTGGCTCACGCCGCGGAGAATCTGCAATTCAGGAGCTCGGGCCCCACCTATTCCCTCTCATCCATAGAGCAGAGGTGCGCCTGACTGGGGCCAGACTTCTTCCCGAGATAGACCCTCAATTCCAATTCAGAACGGCTGACCGCTACGAGGTGGTTGGTGTTGTCGATGTGGTCACTCATATTGAGATTGATGATCCCGCATTGGCGGGGAATCCGATCGTTAGCTACCTAAATCAAGCTCTTGGGGAGGGGCTTCCTGACCAGTTTGAAATCATTGTTGATTACAAGGGTATGCGACGTCCGCCTGTGAGCTCAGCTGGTTCTGGCTCCTTATGGACGCAGTATCAGTGGCAGATCCAGACGTATGGTGAGCTCCGTCGTGTCCAGCCAGATGCCCTTCATGTTGCTGGAGGCGTCTTGCTCTATATCAATGAACTTTCGCCTACTAGAGGTGACCTGGAGCGTCTCAAGGCCGAAATCGCCAGCGGTACTACTGACGTGCCACCTCCGCCAGGTTCAGCGGATGAGTTTGCCATGAGGAATTGGAAGACCCGCGATAAAAGCCTACCTAAACTTTCCTTCGGCTATCGTCTCTTACGGGCACTTCGCGTCGTGCCGATTTCGCCACAATCAATCAAAGTAGCACTTGAAGCCTTTGACGGAGTGGTTCAGGAGATCGAGACTTGCCGAGGGAGAGAAGCCAATGGAGGCAGCGTGATCCAATCTTGGACAAGGAACTCAAACGAGGAGAGCACGTGTGTGGTGTGTGACTCCCGAACGTATTGCCCCAATTATCAGTCCCAATACTCCTCCAAGCATGGTGGCACTGAACCTCGACTACCAGGCGTAAAGGATACGTAA